In Glycine max cultivar Williams 82 chromosome 15, Glycine_max_v4.0, whole genome shotgun sequence, the DNA window TCAAAGAGTAAACGTCTGAGAATTGAAAATGAGGATTTAATAGAGCTGAAGATTACATGGCAAGAAGCTCAAGGTCTGCTCCGGCCCCCTCCTAGCCACATTCCAAGCATTGTGGTGATtgaaggttttgaatttgaggaATATGAGGTACCTGTATTCCTGCTTCATATCAGAAAGGGTTATGGATTGCTGATGTTGTTATAACTTTTAGTGAAGTAATGACCTAAACCTTTCATTCAAACTTTCTTTCTTATGGTGGTTACCAATAAAAAACGATAACACATTTTCATCTTCGAAAAGTAATTCTTTATATCTTATAGTCACATAAAACTAACCAAATGATAGTTCTGATGTGTCCATCATGCAGGCCATATAATTAATCCACTGTGTAATCTTAGTTGAAAATATAATCAATCCAATGTATTATAAGATTTGTGAGTAGAAATACTGAAGTTCACTTGTCATACTGGCTGAGCAAACCGGAAAGGAAAGGGAAGGGAGACTAATGATCCTCAACTAGTCTTAGTTGAGTATTGTGTATGTTAAATCTTCAAATTCTGACACCTTTCTTCCTCATCATCCAGCCCTTAAACTAAAACACGTCTCTGGTTTAAAATGCTGAAGTCACATTCTCTAGAGTTGTACATCCAATGTTGAATTGGATTAGTGTCTGCTGTTGTTGTCATCTTTCTTGGTGCTTTATTTGATTGCAAGAGTTCTAGGAATTATTATGCATTGTGGAAACCTTTATGATGAGAATGCTTTTACAGGAAGCTCCAGTGCTTGGGAAGCCAACAATTTTTACCAGTGATAGTGTGGGGTAAATCACTAATCCTTAATTAGATTTTGATCACTTTCTTTGTATGTcttggttttttaaaattattttacgtaTTTGTTCATATATCTTTTACACTCACACACAGTTCTTCTCAGAGATGTAGAATGAATTTCTGTTGTATGCATAGCATTTCTAGTGGGAAACCtaggatattttttaattatgatgatGGTATATGGGATTTGATTTCGTGTCTCACCTCGAGACAAGCATTGGCTTTTGATTGTTTCTGTACTTTCTGAGGGATGTTATGTATATACTTTTTATTGTTGTGCATGTTTCATTACCAAGTTCTCAAGAAACACATTAATTTCTCATTCAGACTgggtgatattttttaattaatttatatatgtaaattaattgCCAGCAATGATCTTTATTTGTGCCAGTGAAAAGATCCAGTGGGCTCAATGTGAAGATTGTTTCAAGTGGCGCAAATTGCCAGCAAGTGCGCTTCTTCCATCAAAATGGACGTGTTCTGATAATTCGTGGGATCCAGAAAGGTAACAAGAGTGATCAATTCTCTTAATTCTCATAGGCATTTTTGGTTTCCTGTGTTATCAttagcttctttttttcccCTCCCTTTTAAGCTTTCCCGAGTGTATAAGAAtgtatttcatatttaaacaattaGTATGGATAGAAAGTCATCCTTGATGTTCAAGAGGGTATCTTTCTGAACCTTAGATACATCTAGCTAACATGTACATATGATTTTCCTTTCATAATAGAGTTGCAGTATATGAATGTATGTCTTGCTTTATTTTGGATTCAACTAAAAGTGCTATGGACAAGCTTTGTATACATGGGATATCTTGCAGTGATATTTAGACTTTGGTAGGAAGgtttgttatttaaatatgattcttttggtgatgtttttttgatatgaaatatttatctaTTTCAATTTATTGTAGTGTAGAGCACTCTAGGTAACATATCTTTCCCTGTCTAGGATGTGGTTGGcaggagagaaagaaaatataataagtgGGAGAAGGGTTTGGAAAAATGACACTACCTTACCATGCATCATGTCAAGATACACTGTCAATTTTCACCCTCTTCCCTCAACTTAGCTCATGTTTACTTGCACAAGGCACGAGATTAATTTATCAATCTAACAAGGCTGTCCCACAGAATCATTTGCTCAAACTTTATAAACCTATGTTAGTATGTAACCAATATATTAgtgcattattttttatttattaaattctaTATGCTGCCAGATCTTCTTGTTCAGCTGCGCAAGAGCTGACAGCAGAGCAACTTGAGAATTTGCTACCTCCTTGTAGTTCAGGTTTgaattgtttgattgttttaCTTGAAATCTTTAATATATGAATTGCAACATTAGGGTATGAAAACTATGTTGTTAAATGCATTTGTTTGCCAGCTGTTCCCAAGAAAATGAAGGCTGCCAAACAGGATCCTGATAATGCTGAAGCTTTGGAGGGACTTGACACCCTTGCAAATCTAGCTATCCTGGGAGAGGGTGAGGCACTCCCAGCATCCGCGCAGGCCACAACTAAGCATCCACGTCACAGACCTGGCTGCTCTTGCATCGTTTGCATTCAACCTCCCAGTGGAAAGGGCCCCAAGCATAAGCAGACATGCACATGTAATGTATGCTTAACAGTGAAGCGACGTTTCCGTACCCTTATGTTACGGCGTGAGAAGAAACAATCAGAAAAAGAAGCAGAGACAACTCGTAAAAAGCAACAGCAACAACATCCTCAACCGTTACCTTCATCTGAAATTTTGCTTGATGAAGATTCCTTGCCCTGTAGTAACACAGGTGATAGTAGCCCAAACCAGAACAAAGAGGGTAATGATGGTTCTGATGATGATCCTAACCGAATAAAATCATCAGCTTTGCCATTCAAAGGTCAAATTGACCTCAATATCCAGCCAGAGCGAGAAGAAGAACTATCTCCTGGTTCAGATTCTGGCGGCATGATGAAGTTGCTCCATGATGCTACTGAGCGGTATCTCAAACAGCAGACTGTGAACTCTGGTACTGGAGATTCATCAGGCAGTCAATCACGGCTGGTAGGAGATGCAATGAGGGAAGATAAACTTAGCAATGGTGTTGCCCATGGCAGTGGTAGTCATAATACTGATAAGGAACATGCCCAATCTTTGTCTATGAATGTGTGAAAATCATATCGGCACTAGCCATAATTGATACGTTCTTGCAAAGCTATATTGAAGTGGGGAAAGATTTTGCTGTACATTTTATCCACTTCGGCTTCTTGCTTTTTCATGTTTGTACATAAAGAGGGGTAGGAAAAAATGGTGAGAAACCAATATATTCTGGTAATATAAGTGGGCATCATAGTGGTTTGTGTAGGAAAACTATGAAATGCAGCTGAATGGGGTAGTAGGTTGAAGCTGTTAGTTTCTTTTGAGAGCTCACCGTGCCACCTGATTTCAACAACGTTGGAAATGTAACTATGCCTAATTTGTTCTCCCAATTTATTCTTAGCCTGTAAGATGTGTTTATACTTTCTAGTAACTGCTAGTTCTGTTCGCTGTTTCCCTTGATTGGAAATTTGGAGGCacaattttactaattatcaGCAAGCAACCTATGTGCTGTATACGACCAATGATGGCCGAGAAATATTGGTTGTTTTAAGGGGAAGTGCACTCGTCCATTGTTATTGTACTACAGGCTATATCAACTGCATTTTACCCCCTTTAAACTCGTGATGTAGCCTCAGTACAAATCTACCCTTGTGTAATTATTAATAGCCTATCTTTAAATCATAGCTGTCGTGATCTCCCATGACCCTTTTTGGATTGATTAATCTGCCCTTAAACTTGTGTTCggcaattatatttttagtttatcaaTTGGCCAAACGTAATTGATAATCTTCCTCCAACGGACTCGTGATGGTTACTCATTAAAAGACAATTTAACAATATCCCTGAGATACCCAAAAAACCCTTTGTGCTGTACATTGATAATGAGATGAAAGATAAGGGTGCAATGtgaagtgattttttttccccttttaaaTTCCACTGACAGGTAAGggtagttaaaaaaatacaaatttccgttgatttaaatttaaatgacttTGTTTGGATATATGATCAATCTGCAGTTTACAGACGACATCTTTTTCGCTAAGAGCaatgatttatatataaaaaaacattaaaaaattgtgtttgtaatattataagagatgaaaaataactagaaaagtttatttggtaaataattttttttcattaaccttaaatatttaaattttttattactctATATGAAAGTATTAATAAATGCTTTTcagaaatgcaaaaaaaaaaattaattaattaatgatccaTATTCATAAATTTACTACGTTCTCTAAAGTTAAATGCTAAAGTTTCATTACTTTCtgctaaaaataaatagaatatatgGATGAAATTAATGACTCGGCAATGAAAGTTTCCTGCAGTGCCTAATACTTTTATCGTGAGAACATCTATTCGAATGATGAGATTTCAGCTCAAGAGTAcccataaaacaaaatataccagAATGGCTGAGGGGACAGAAATAAACGCATTGCCACTTGTTAAAAATACGAGACGAGGAAACTTTGGTACATCCAATTTCTAATCGTCCTTCTATGATTAGCATCAAGTTAATTTGGCTGGTCCCCGTTTCACATTAATCATGCACCTCTAATACCTCCACAACTTGAAAAAAGGGACTTTTGCCCTCAAAGCCTTTTGTTGGTGACAATCGGTTCCTTTTGCCTTTTGTCACCTTCAGTTTCCTCCCTGTTAGTCAAATTGATCATAATCCATAGCAGGACGAGGACACAGACAATTCAAATGTGAAAAAGAACACAAAGCATAAAGCATTGTGTTACATCAAACCATCTGTGCCCTTTCTGTTACTAGTTTGAccaacaacacaaaaaataaacccaaaagaagaaaaaaaaaaaagttagtcaTTGTTCATCAAAATGAACGACCTATTCTCAAGCTCCTTCAAAAAATACAGTGACCTCAAAGAACAGGCCCACATCGATGATGTGGAGGCGGGGAAGGAAAGTGTCAACCTCGATAAATTCTTCGACGAGGTGGAGAATGTGAAAGAAGACATGAGACTAGTTGAGAAGCTCTACAGAAAACTGCAAGAGTCCAATGAAGAAAGCAAAATTGTTCACAATGCTAAAACAATGAAAGATCTTCGAGCCAGAATGGACCAAGATGTTCAGCAGGTTCTCAAACGTGTGAAACTCATAAAGGGCAAGCTTGAATCTCTCGAACGTTCCAATGCAGCCAACAGAAACATTCCAGGGTGTGGTCCAGGTTCCTCAGCAGATAGAACCAGAACCTCAGTGGTTAGTGGCTTAGGGAAGAAACTGAAGGACTTGATGGATGATTTTCAAGGGTTGAGGGCCAGAATGCAGAATGAGTACAAGGAAACCGTGGAACGAAGGTACTTCACCATAACAGGAGAAAAGGCTGATGAAGACACCATAGAGAACTTGATATCAAGTGGAGAAAGTGAGAGTTTTCTTCAGAGGGCGATTCAGGAACAAGGGAGGGGTCAGATAATGGACACCATATCGGAGATTCAAGAGAGACACGATGCTGTTAAGGAGATAGAGAAGAATTTGATTGAGCTGCATCAGGTGTTTTTGGACATGGCAGCTCTTGTAGAGTCTCAGGGTCAACAACTTAACAACATAGAGAGTCATGTGGCACATGCAAGTTCTTTTGTGAGAAGAGGCACTGAGCAACTTCAAGACGCTAGAGAGTATCAAAAGAGTTCTAGGAAGTGGACTTGCTATGCCATTCTTCTTGGCATTGTACTCGTTATTGTACTCCTGTTTCCTCTCTTGACGTCACTTTTACCTCACTTGTTGATTTGAAGAATATATATCTtgaagagtttaattttcaaccCCGACATTAGATTTTTGCACTATGAAATGTCCAAGAGCTACTAGCATGTGAGCACGCACGCTGCATGAGCAGCGGAAAATGGGGAGCATCTGTGATGGCTTTCTTCAGATTAATTTAGGCATTTCATATGCAGAAACATGAAACATTCAAGTTCTTTGTATGAAATTATTGATGCAGGTGACCTTTTGAAGCCAAGAAAGCCACAGAATCAAGTTATTCTCTTGAGTATTTTGGATTCCCATAGAGTTGTAATAGCATGTTGACTTACTTTTGAATGATTCCATTTTTGTCTTATATTCTTATCTTGTCTTGCCCGTTTATGATATATAGTATATAGAACAACTTGATATCGGCCAGTAGAATAAAAATCTAGTTTTGGTTATACTATGACTCTGAGACAACAAAAAGTCAAACAATTATAATAAGATTCATCGTTATTTATGTTGAGTacctttaattttatctttgacTGTAACAAAAACATCCTCATGTTACTTGTTAATATGAGAAGATACAAATCCTATGTATCATCGGATGATGCTCCAGGGTAAATCACAGTGTTggtcatatatattatttgcaaTCATGCGTGGACATAGTGTATGATCTTTTAAAAGGCTATATGGTGCATCTTGCTCAATCTTTGTACATATCAAGCTTTAGCATGTTTCCCAACTTTTAATGTGTTCCTTAACACATTTCTAGGATGCTCTGATGTTTCACAAAATATTTCCACCACaagatttataatataaagcCACATTTTTAacttagaaataataaaaatttgtagaGCATCACTGGAAATCGACTTGAACTATAAGTGCATGTTTTGGAAAACCGTTGAAACGGTAACATCATTCGTCCCAACTCCCAAGACACTTTTAACCCATAAGTAAGGGGATAAATCCTTTTTGTCAACCTTCGTTTGAGTCCCACGAACGGTAATAAAATGCAGACTTCAAATGTTTGTGGCAATACATGTCCGCTTAGAATAATATATACAGTAAAATAATAGAGCAAACTTATCCAAAAATGATTCTGCATTAATATTTAAGCctataaatactaaaattaacCTGATATAGTTTTAATGTGTAAGGTAACACAAAACCCAATTTTTGTGGGACCTGATTTATCTGCCATCCTTTTTCATATCATATCATGTGTTGtcctattaaaataataatgcataacagtggtattaatatttattggtgatatttaattttaaaaattatgaaaactgtataattttaaagaacAGCACAATGACATTACATATGAAAGGACACGAGAGAAGTTAAATTCATTTTTGTGTGATCAAAATGAGTTTGGATGAGttatcattttaataaaaaaaatatgtaaattcaAACATTAAACAGTTAAATCCCAATAAGTGTAaagtatgaaattaaaattaaaaaaatgttttgttttcatCACTAATCATTAAATAATGCTGTTCAAATATTATGTACACCAAAAGGTAATCCAAACTTGATCTAAAAGTACAGTAATGTCTAATTTCCAGATCCCAAACCTAAACCGTCATGAATATAACTTTAAATTGAGACATGCTTATAGATAGTTTTGAGTGTGTAGACAGGacaaatcataatatttttgttatattttgttttctttattttttttacctactttagtagaaataaattatataccaAATACTCTAAATCATGTTCTGTTTTAATAGGCCGATCAAACTCTACCATTATTCAAGGTATCACAATCACAATGTGTTTGTTACCCTTAACTGAAAAGGAGCGAGAACTGAGAAACATGCATGGGGATTCTTTTCATGGCGATGTTTGTTCAGGATAATCGTACTCGCTTGTTATGTTGTACAGCTTGTTGCATATATAATATTGGCAACTTAAGAATTATCAGTTACTCTGCACATCTTTCTAACTTATTTTCCCATAAGGACCAAGCCAGTTATTGCACAACTAACGACTCATAGCTTGGTTTGGACAAAAATTAAGATGTAAtctttttttccaaattatgGTTAATTAACACTTTACCACTTAGAGGCTCCGGCAACTCGCACCCTAAAAGTAAAAGCTACTGTCAATTATTAGAAGATCCTTAATCTTCCCATGTTGaaaattgaatttagtgtaaATCCTTCTAGCCCCAGAGCTTGACTAAATAATTTGAGGGGACAAAAAGTAAtatgtaatatttatatatttaaatttttaaattatatgtgtGATGAGGTAAAAATGttgaaattatattatttttgtcatcaagaaattttctcttaaaaaatgcaTATGCTGGATCATTTTACCTTTTAAAAATGTcacttctaaattattttttatatataaaaaataattatataactcAGGAGACaaaataagttattaaaaatcattttatctagTTATAATCACCCATCAGTAGGATAGTTGTTTATATTCACTATATTATTAATCGCTAAAAAATATTTCGTATACTTATCACTAAAAAATTAGGACCCTTTggctaatatgttttttttctcatactatcaaactttttaattaaaaagaatgaatttttcttttttttcagatACAGAAAGAATGAATTTTTCATACATGTAACACAGTCTATACTCTTTACTCATTTCTTCCTATTACTTTTTTCGTGAGCCAAACAATTAACTTCTCATATATACCTCAATAACTATATGTATTATAAtgttaatagatttttttaactgCAATATTAATAGATGTTGATCACAGATTTTAATGAAGGACATACACGTTTGAAATATATGCAATAAAATTTGGAGGGCCCTGCCCTTAAAAGATCCGCCAGTGCATCTACCTAGGGATCTATTAATAGTACGTAAGGGAAGAAAAAGACATACAACTACAACTAAAGGAAAGAAACCCAGACTTCAAGCCTTGCCCATAAAGTAAAAGCTTTAATGATCAGCACCAAAAAGCTActataataatttgtaattatacAGGCcttgaaaattaatatattctatAACTGTCACAAAATAGATAAATGGTCTCCTTCCAACAAGAcattaataaacttaaaataaagtaaaaaaataaaaataaaagcaccaGGAAGCAAATGTATTTACAAACATACCCCCACCCAATCATGCAACAACATTGCCATGAAGGAAGAGTAAGAAGAGGCAAGATGAAAATGAAGCTGCCGAGCCTGTTGTGGTGTCAACTCATCAGCTGCACCCATCTTTGACACCCTTGTAAGTCATtccttcatttttgttttcccctcaaaatcatgtaaCAAAGTAATGCAATTGTAAAGACAAATATAacatatattcatcaatcatgTGGGGAtagatattattaatatatctcCAACATCAACATAGGCGTTCAGAATGGCCTCAGCAAAGTTGTCATACATTTCTCTCTCGCGCTTGTGTTCCATGTCTGAAACTGAACACCAGCACACACTGCTTTAACCTTGTTTTTGTGAGAGTGGGGGATTGGAGAAGAGGACGAGACACGCGCAAAGAGAAAAGTTTAGGTTCTGAAGagcaaaactaaaactaaaaccacAAAAAGAGAGTGAGTGAGTTATTATGTATATGAGGAACAGAAGGGAAATGGATCTAACATCATTTTTGCAGGCATTAAGATGACCcaagagaagaaaatgagaaaaaatgcaaaatttgtGTCAGACAATGCATGAGTAACACGGTACAGGGAACATAACAGGGATTGGCATTGTGGGTTTCAACATGAAAATGAAAGCTGGCTTGTGAAGAACCAAACATGGAAAGGGACATAATCATAGTGACACGCATAGGCGAATGAAGGAGTTGAGAAAGGCATGAAAATCAGAATGAGATCGATTtgcaaagagagagagagagagagagagaagggaaaCGCCTATGTTCATTGCCATTGAAATTGAATAGATGTGTGACGTATGGGAGGTGCGTGGTGTGATGTGGTTCTGTTCAATTATTACGCGAGACGAGACGAGACGAGGTTGCGTGTGGCTGAGCACATATTATTATTGCAGCTTACAGCATCGACGTGTAGCAGTTGAAAACaacctttctttcttccaatttttatttctattcttattattttatacttactACTCACTCTACCTTCGAGATTCGAATAGATCAAACAATTTTTCAATTGTTGGAATACAACTGTTCTAGAATTCTCTAACTTTTGTCGGTTGACCATATGTAAGTATTTTGTAAGTGTGTTCAAAGATATACATGTTTTAATcatgatcaatttttgaaatttaacttctctaaaattttacttatcaaaaaaataattcttttaggTGATGCttgattttaatgttttttattttgattaattgtatttttattttcgctCCCCACATAATGTAGTATAATGGTTAGGCTCAAAACTTGTTACATCTTATACAAAAGAGTggacttttattttctttgaaatgcGATTTCAAATCTATAATGGGTAATCAAGTTTTTTGGCACAAGGgattaatgtattaaaaataagattaaattttttagataatatCCAAGTTTGATTcttgacaaaaataattttttattagattttatttatctctTGACTGAACTTTAAATTagtcaagattttttttctcatgatgAACAAAGGGTATCCATAATGGGTTACAACCTACTAATTGTGTTGCTTCTTGGGTAGGTTGAATTAAGATCCCATTGTAAACACCTCAACATGTTGTTGGTTCAAGTACCATGCTTGGATCCTTTAACCAAATTCTTAGATTTGAATTGTGTAGATGAAAATATTGTgattgagagagaaaaattcTGCTAAAGATGATCAAACTAAATTCTTGATAAAAATTAGTCACTAACAAAGTTAACAGATACTTATACCAATatcatagtaataaaaaaaaattcatgtaatTTTGATGAGATTGATTCATAATTAACTCTACACAtttatatcaaatattaaaaattagagtTGTCAAAATGAGTCATAGTCCTATGAACCAATCTAGACCAGCCTAAATTTGGGCTAGACGAAG includes these proteins:
- the LOC100818999 gene encoding syntaxin-124, whose protein sequence is MNDLFSSSFKKYSDLKEQAHIDDVEAGKESVNLDKFFDEVENVKEDMRLVEKLYRKLQESNEESKIVHNAKTMKDLRARMDQDVQQVLKRVKLIKGKLESLERSNAANRNIPGCGPGSSADRTRTSVVSGLGKKLKDLMDDFQGLRARMQNEYKETVERRYFTITGEKADEDTIENLISSGESESFLQRAIQEQGRGQIMDTISEIQERHDAVKEIEKNLIELHQVFLDMAALVESQGQQLNNIESHVAHASSFVRRGTEQLQDAREYQKSSRKWTCYAILLGIVLVIVLLFPLLTSLLPHLLI